One Bufo gargarizans isolate SCDJY-AF-19 chromosome 3, ASM1485885v1, whole genome shotgun sequence DNA segment encodes these proteins:
- the LOC122930608 gene encoding olfactory receptor 52K1-like: MANQSDSLFTLVGFPGLPEMYHPAVSCILFLVYVVSLSANSSVILLVLWKEHLHQPMYIIIMNLALSDILFDTITLPKIIAKYWFGAGTMTLFACMFQLFCVHFLGSLDSLIIMFMALDRYVAISRPLRYSAIITKRRTINICIFLCVLASLISLINAAWYTQFTFCGSRKVNSCFCVSTAVMILVCSDTSLLKAISHVLSMSVLLAPLCYILLSYVLILVKVCSSVRNEGLQKAFSTCVTHLFIIFMYYGPRVFVYNAFQINLVFSPGISVLLLCLYTYIPHLLSPIIYCLRTQEIRQVIGSLLRRKFNIRIEIGGVLHR, encoded by the coding sequence ATGGCTAACCAGTCTGATTCTCTGTTTACGCTTGTTGGATTTCCCGGGCTGCCGGAGATGTACCACCCTGCAGTTTCTTGTATATTATTCCTTGTCTATGTTGTCTCCCTCTCAGCTAATAGTAGCGTCATTCTGCTGGTTCTTTGGAAGGAACATCTTCATCAGCCCATGTACATCATCATCATGAACCTGGCTCTCTCTGACATCTTATTCGATACGATAACATTACCCAAAATAATTGCCAAATACTGGTTTGGAGCTGGAACCATGACGTTGTTTGCCTGCATGTTCCAGCTCTTCTGTGTCCACTTCTTGGGGTCTCTTGACTCATTGATCATCATGTTCATGGCACTTGATCGCTATGTGGCCATCAGTAGACCCCTGAGGTATTCCGCCATCATCACCAAGAGACGCACCATAAACATCTGCATTTTCCTTTGTGTTCTTGCGTCTCTCATCTCCTTAATCAATGCCGCCTGGTACACTCAATTTACGTTTTGCGGTTCTAGAAAAGTTAACAGTTGCTTTTGTGTAAGTACAGCAGTCATGATCCTAGTCTGCTCCGATACTTCTCTGCTCAAAGCGATCTCACATGTCCTCTCCATGTCAGTTCTTCTAGCTCCTTTATGCTACATTTTATTATCTTACGTCCTCATTCTTGTGAAAGTCTGCTCTTCGGTGAGGAACGAGGGTCTACAAAAGGCATTCTCCACTTGTGTCACCCATTTGTTCATCATCTTCATGTATTACGGCCCTCGGGTGTTTGTGTATAATGCCTTTCAGATAAATTTGGTGTTCAGTCCAGGAATTAGCGTCTTGCTTCTCTGCCTTTATACTTATATCCCCCACCTTCTAAGCCCCATCATCTATTGTCTGAGGACTCAAGAAATCCGGCAGGTCATAGGATCTCTGCTAAGGAGGAAGTTCAATATACGCATTGAGATTGGTGGGGTATTGCACAGATGA